In Streptomyces sp. NBC_00569, a single genomic region encodes these proteins:
- a CDS encoding ABC transporter substrate-binding protein encodes MVRFKHFVAASAALATLGTLAACAPDSGAENGARGGVFTTVDANNPITPGAPMNPYNANGNSFVSFNTMRLGWDKKNPLNPNDNFPGLAKSWEMQGDSLIVHLQDGAKWSDGTPVSLDDLRLSMALGYTQSAAAVGARGLTEGLNVSSVESAGAGAFEFKQAPGTKNLTFTKQVLGQVIVNAKVYGHLVPADMWDVIHASQQADPAKAKGAKAATAKLTGIGKQVAAFAPQKDISAGPFVVRKLNPGSVILDKNKNFYAADKVGPSQVVVRHYSGNEQIWGFMKNGELDAAPFTAIPENVLKQIESKGYQRTESVSYVQASLAFNQSRAPYDKKEVRQGLAYLLDREAATKVGQPVGGETAAAPTGMVDKMTQAWLTKDQSSALEPYAHDAAKAEALFRKAGLTKKGGKWYLANGKQWKMTLQTVNGFSDWISASTVIANQLTSAGIDTKPQLSADFGKYQEDMAAEKFDVGWWLTAVGSTARGDFQRLYGESDGFTANGDKASHTDKKGSGNWMHGPVDVTVGGKRVNPGNLTAQLAGLDNESAKPIIDQLAQVTAQEVPVIPIWDYTNVKFYNEKNFTKFPKNGQDDLLGNFPGMWMAQGYIQPKK; translated from the coding sequence ATGGTCCGGTTCAAGCACTTCGTCGCAGCCTCCGCCGCACTGGCGACGCTCGGAACGCTCGCCGCTTGCGCACCGGACTCCGGTGCCGAGAACGGCGCCAGGGGCGGTGTCTTCACCACGGTCGACGCCAACAACCCGATCACGCCCGGCGCGCCGATGAACCCGTACAACGCCAACGGCAACAGCTTCGTCAGCTTCAACACCATGCGCCTCGGCTGGGACAAGAAGAACCCGCTCAACCCCAATGACAACTTCCCCGGCCTGGCGAAGAGTTGGGAGATGCAGGGCGACTCCCTGATCGTCCACCTCCAGGACGGCGCGAAGTGGTCCGACGGCACCCCGGTGAGCCTCGACGACCTCAGGCTGTCGATGGCCCTCGGCTACACCCAGAGCGCCGCCGCGGTCGGCGCCCGTGGTCTCACCGAGGGTCTCAACGTGTCGTCGGTGGAGTCGGCCGGCGCAGGCGCCTTCGAGTTCAAGCAGGCTCCCGGCACCAAGAACCTGACCTTCACCAAGCAGGTCCTCGGCCAGGTCATCGTCAACGCCAAGGTCTACGGCCACTTGGTCCCCGCCGACATGTGGGACGTCATCCACGCGAGCCAGCAGGCCGATCCGGCCAAGGCGAAGGGGGCAAAGGCCGCGACCGCCAAACTGACCGGGATAGGCAAGCAGGTCGCGGCCTTCGCCCCCCAGAAAGACATCTCGGCGGGTCCGTTCGTGGTGCGCAAGCTCAACCCCGGCTCGGTCATCCTCGACAAGAACAAGAACTTCTACGCCGCCGACAAGGTGGGCCCCAGCCAGGTCGTCGTCCGCCACTACTCGGGCAACGAGCAGATCTGGGGCTTCATGAAGAACGGCGAGCTGGACGCCGCGCCCTTCACCGCCATTCCCGAGAACGTGCTCAAGCAGATCGAGAGCAAGGGCTACCAGCGCACCGAGAGCGTCAGCTACGTCCAGGCGTCGCTGGCCTTCAACCAGAGCCGCGCCCCGTACGACAAGAAGGAGGTGCGCCAGGGGCTGGCGTACCTGCTCGACCGCGAGGCGGCCACCAAGGTGGGCCAGCCGGTGGGCGGCGAGACCGCCGCCGCGCCGACCGGCATGGTCGACAAGATGACCCAGGCCTGGCTGACCAAGGACCAGTCCTCGGCTCTGGAGCCCTACGCCCACGACGCGGCCAAGGCCGAGGCGCTGTTCAGGAAGGCCGGCCTGACCAAGAAGGGCGGCAAGTGGTACCTGGCCAACGGCAAGCAGTGGAAGATGACGCTGCAGACCGTCAACGGCTTCAGTGACTGGATCTCCGCCTCCACCGTCATCGCCAACCAGCTCACCTCGGCCGGCATCGACACCAAGCCGCAGCTGTCCGCCGACTTCGGCAAGTACCAGGAGGACATGGCCGCGGAGAAGTTCGACGTGGGCTGGTGGCTCACCGCCGTCGGTTCCACCGCGCGCGGCGACTTCCAGCGCCTGTACGGCGAGTCCGACGGGTTCACCGCCAACGGTGACAAGGCCTCCCACACGGACAAGAAGGGCTCGGGCAACTGGATGCACGGCCCGGTCGACGTCACCGTGGGCGGCAAGCGCGTCAACCCCGGGAACCTGACCGCGCAGCTCGCCGGCCTGGACAACGAGTCGGCCAAGCCGATCATCGACCAGCTCGCCCAGGTCACCGCGCAGGAGGTGCCGGTCATCCCGATCTGGGACTACACCAACGTGAAGTTCTACAACGAGAAGAACTTCACCAAGTTCCCCAAGAACGGGCAGGACGACCTGCTGGGCAACTTCCCCGGCATGTGGATGGCGCAGGGCTACATCCAGCCCAAGAAGTAA
- the murQ gene encoding N-acetylmuramic acid 6-phosphate etherase encodes MRPPRAERVNAPTETRNPRTREIDDIPTLEALRLLNAEDRIPADAVAAVLPDLARLVDETAQRIRAGGRLHYFGAGTSGRLAVMDAAELIPTFGMPPGIVVAHHAGGPRALIEPVEGVEDSADAGASDAAGVGSRDVAIGVAASGRTPYVGGALRAARAAGAFTALVSANPAAELADEVDVHLGVDTGPEAIAGSTRLKAATAHKLVLNSLSTMVMVALGRTYSNLMVDVTATNGKLRGRLITILVEATGLDEETCAAALAASGGELKTALVGLLAACSPQQARAALADSGGRVRAALRLLD; translated from the coding sequence ATGCGCCCGCCGCGTGCCGAACGTGTCAACGCTCCTACAGAGACCCGCAATCCCCGCACCCGCGAGATCGACGACATCCCCACTCTGGAGGCGTTGCGCCTGCTCAACGCCGAGGACCGGATCCCGGCCGACGCCGTCGCCGCCGTGCTGCCCGACCTGGCGCGGCTGGTCGACGAGACGGCACAGCGGATCAGGGCAGGCGGCCGGTTGCACTATTTCGGCGCGGGGACGTCGGGCCGGCTCGCCGTGATGGACGCGGCCGAGCTGATCCCCACGTTCGGCATGCCGCCCGGCATCGTCGTGGCCCATCATGCGGGCGGGCCCCGCGCGTTGATCGAGCCCGTCGAGGGCGTGGAGGACAGCGCGGACGCCGGCGCGAGCGATGCGGCGGGGGTGGGATCCCGGGACGTCGCGATCGGTGTGGCCGCCAGCGGCCGCACCCCCTACGTCGGCGGGGCCCTGCGCGCCGCCCGGGCGGCCGGTGCCTTCACGGCTCTGGTGAGTGCCAACCCCGCGGCCGAACTCGCCGATGAGGTGGACGTTCACCTGGGCGTGGACACCGGACCCGAGGCCATCGCGGGCTCCACCCGCCTCAAGGCGGCCACCGCGCACAAGCTGGTCCTCAACAGCCTGTCCACGATGGTGATGGTCGCGCTGGGCCGGACGTACTCGAACCTGATGGTCGATGTGACGGCCACCAACGGCAAGTTGCGCGGTCGCCTCATCACCATCCTCGTGGAGGCCACCGGACTCGACGAGGAGACGTGCGCCGCCGCGCTGGCCGCCTCGGGCGGGGAACTGAAGACCGCTCTGGTCGGCCTGCTCGCCGCGTGTTCACCGCAGCAGGCGCGAGCGGCGCTGGCGGACAGCGGCGGACGCGTCCGTGCGGCGCTGCGTCTCCTGGACTGA
- a CDS encoding MurR/RpiR family transcriptional regulator: MTASRHRNNVRGDTPRRVPSAERTAPAPSVLVQIRALLPSLPPSEQRVAEAAIADPVGVAGRTISELAAECRTSETTVIRFCRAVGLKGYPDLRIALATAAGSKEGARVWSSAGSEIEPGDSLANVVSKLGFADARAVEETIAQIDLDVLERAIDAVVSASALDLYGVGASALIALDLQQKLHRIGHRATAWPDRDGAVTSAALLGRGDLAIGISHTGESADTVTAMREASDNGATTIAITNFPRSEIAQVADHVLVTAARETTFRTGAMSSRIAALTLVDCLFVGVAQHNSSRTTRALERTYSAVHRRRSKG; this comes from the coding sequence ATGACTGCTTCACGTCACCGGAACAACGTACGAGGCGACACCCCTCGTCGTGTCCCCAGCGCGGAACGCACCGCACCGGCACCGTCCGTGCTGGTGCAGATCCGTGCGCTCCTGCCCTCGCTGCCGCCGTCGGAGCAGCGCGTCGCCGAGGCGGCGATCGCCGATCCGGTGGGAGTGGCCGGGCGGACCATCAGCGAACTCGCCGCGGAATGCCGGACATCCGAGACGACGGTCATCCGGTTCTGCCGGGCCGTGGGTCTCAAGGGGTACCCCGATCTGCGGATCGCGCTGGCCACAGCCGCGGGGAGCAAGGAGGGCGCTCGGGTCTGGTCGAGTGCCGGCAGCGAGATCGAGCCCGGCGACTCCTTGGCCAACGTGGTGAGCAAGCTGGGCTTCGCCGACGCCCGGGCGGTGGAGGAGACCATCGCCCAGATCGACCTGGACGTCCTGGAGCGGGCGATCGACGCCGTCGTCAGCGCCAGCGCCCTGGACCTGTACGGGGTCGGCGCGAGCGCGCTGATCGCGCTGGACCTCCAGCAGAAGCTGCACCGCATCGGGCACCGCGCGACCGCGTGGCCGGACCGGGACGGCGCCGTCACGTCGGCCGCCCTGCTCGGCCGGGGCGACCTGGCGATCGGCATCTCGCACACCGGCGAGTCCGCCGACACCGTCACGGCCATGCGGGAGGCCTCGGACAACGGCGCCACCACCATCGCGATCACCAACTTCCCGCGCTCCGAGATCGCCCAGGTAGCCGATCACGTCCTCGTCACCGCCGCGCGCGAGACCACCTTCAGGACCGGCGCGATGTCCAGCAGGATCGCCGCGCTGACGCTGGTGGACTGCCTGTTCGTCGGCGTGGCCCAGCACAACAGCAGCCGCACGACGCGCGCGCTGGAACGCACGTACAGCGCGGTGCACCGGCGGCGCTCGAAGGGGTGA
- a CDS encoding serine hydrolase domain-containing protein — translation MMPAAEGVADITDPSDLVRRAVEDGTVPGAVLITGRGTAGEVHTSSYGVTASGPSGRPVTAGTVFDLASLTKVVATLPAVLRLADRGDLGLDDPVSRHLPRFRGKGREQVTIRHLLSHTSGLPPHRDFWQLPGDPADRLTAVLREPLEHAPGRVVQYSDVGFILLGEIVARVADAPLDDAVRDLVLDPLGLGTVRYLPPAEWRAHTAATEAASDGEPKRGVVHDENAESLGGVAGHAGLFGTAPDLAHYLRACWLSEESVLSRQMRTEALNLQTHGLNGARGLGWTLPGDQWDHMSPHWPSSGAGHTGFTGTSLALDPVSGIWVVLLTNAVHYGRGARAKTLRRVVHAAVARTESALSHGS, via the coding sequence ATGATGCCCGCAGCCGAAGGCGTCGCAGATATCACCGATCCGTCGGACCTCGTGCGGCGTGCGGTGGAGGACGGTACGGTGCCCGGCGCCGTCCTGATCACGGGACGGGGGACCGCGGGTGAGGTGCACACCTCCTCCTACGGCGTCACCGCCTCGGGGCCCTCGGGCCGTCCGGTCACCGCCGGTACCGTCTTCGACCTGGCCTCGCTGACCAAGGTCGTGGCCACCCTGCCGGCCGTGTTGCGGCTCGCCGATCGCGGAGACCTGGGCCTCGACGACCCGGTCAGCCGTCACCTTCCACGCTTCCGCGGGAAGGGCAGGGAGCAGGTGACGATTCGTCATCTGCTGTCGCACACTTCGGGGTTGCCCCCGCACCGGGACTTCTGGCAGCTTCCCGGCGACCCGGCCGACCGGTTGACCGCCGTGCTGCGCGAGCCCCTCGAACACGCGCCGGGCCGGGTCGTGCAGTATTCCGACGTGGGGTTCATCCTGCTCGGTGAGATCGTCGCCCGAGTCGCCGATGCGCCGCTCGACGACGCCGTTCGGGACCTGGTGCTCGACCCGCTCGGCCTGGGAACCGTCCGCTACCTGCCGCCCGCCGAGTGGCGTGCGCACACCGCCGCGACCGAGGCCGCGTCCGACGGCGAGCCCAAGCGGGGCGTCGTCCACGACGAGAACGCCGAGAGTCTGGGAGGTGTCGCCGGGCACGCGGGCCTGTTCGGCACCGCTCCCGACCTGGCGCACTACCTGAGAGCCTGCTGGCTCTCCGAGGAATCGGTGCTCTCCCGCCAGATGCGCACCGAGGCGCTGAACCTGCAGACCCACGGCCTGAACGGCGCCCGGGGACTGGGCTGGACGCTGCCCGGTGACCAGTGGGACCACATGTCCCCGCACTGGCCCTCGTCCGGTGCCGGGCACACCGGCTTCACCGGGACCAGCCTGGCACTCGACCCGGTCAGCGGCATCTGGGTGGTGCTGCTGACCAACGCCGTGCACTACGGGCGCGGTGCGCGGGCGAAGACATTGCGCCGCGTGGTGCACGCGGCGGTCGCCCGGACCGAGTCGGCCCTTTCCCACGGCAGTTGA